In Streptomyces longhuiensis, the following proteins share a genomic window:
- a CDS encoding quinone oxidoreductase family protein has translation MAYAIRFHETGGPEVLRREQVTVGAPGPGEVRVRHEAVGLNFADTYFRTGLYPAPLPAGIGVEAAGVVEAVGQGVTHVAEGDRVTYTGSPLGAYSSERVMPADSLIRLPDGIDFETAAAMTMRGLTASYLLRRIHPLKPGDTILLHAAAGGVGLIVSQWAKLLGLTVIGTVSTEEKAALARAHGCDHTILYRQENVAERVRQLTDGVGVPLVLDSVGKDTVAGSMASLRRRGLLVCFGTSSGVPPLDAMKLVQHGSLFVTRPALADYIADPAERDDLAGELFGHVAAGRIGIRVDQRFALEDAVTAHRTLEAGRTTGSSVLIP, from the coding sequence GCGCCCCCGGCCCCGGCGAGGTCCGGGTCCGGCACGAGGCCGTCGGCCTCAACTTCGCCGACACCTACTTCCGCACCGGCCTGTACCCGGCGCCGCTGCCCGCGGGAATCGGCGTCGAGGCCGCCGGTGTCGTCGAGGCCGTCGGCCAAGGCGTCACCCACGTCGCCGAGGGTGACCGTGTCACGTACACCGGCAGCCCGCTCGGCGCGTACAGCTCCGAGCGGGTCATGCCCGCCGACTCCCTGATCCGGCTCCCCGACGGCATCGACTTCGAGACCGCGGCCGCCATGACCATGCGCGGCCTCACCGCCTCGTACCTGCTGCGCCGCATCCACCCGTTGAAGCCCGGCGACACGATCCTGCTGCACGCCGCCGCCGGTGGCGTGGGACTGATCGTCTCCCAGTGGGCCAAGCTGCTCGGCCTCACCGTCATCGGCACCGTCTCCACCGAGGAGAAGGCCGCACTCGCCCGTGCCCACGGCTGCGACCACACCATCCTGTACCGGCAGGAGAACGTCGCGGAGCGCGTGCGGCAGCTGACCGACGGGGTCGGTGTCCCGCTCGTCCTCGACAGCGTCGGCAAGGACACCGTCGCCGGGTCCATGGCCTCGCTGCGCCGCCGCGGCCTGCTGGTCTGCTTCGGCACCTCGTCCGGAGTGCCGCCGCTGGACGCGATGAAACTCGTCCAGCACGGATCGCTCTTCGTGACCCGTCCGGCGCTCGCCGACTACATCGCCGACCCCGCCGAGCGGGACGACCTCGCCGGGGAACTGTTCGGCCACGTTGCCGCCGGCCGCATCGGGATCCGCGTCGACCAACGCTTCGCCCTCGAGGACGCCGTGACCGCGCACCGCACGCTCGAAGCGGGCCGCACGACGGGC